In one window of Opitutus sp. GAS368 DNA:
- a CDS encoding translation elongation factor Ts has protein sequence MPTVTTSMISELREKTGAGLLDVKKALDEAQGNPEEAITILRKKLGSKIDKLASRATKEGLVHSYIHVGGKVGVLVEINCETDFVAKTDDFKAFCQDVCLQIAAASPSYVRREEVPEADLAKERDIAAAQMAGKPPAAVQKIVEGKLEKYYSQVCLLEQPFVKNPDKMIKDILSENVGKLGENMVIRRFTRYQLGA, from the coding sequence ATGCCTACCGTTACCACTTCCATGATCAGCGAGCTCCGGGAAAAAACCGGCGCGGGACTGCTCGACGTCAAGAAGGCCCTCGATGAGGCCCAGGGCAACCCGGAGGAGGCCATCACCATCCTCCGCAAGAAGCTCGGCAGCAAAATCGACAAGCTCGCCTCCCGGGCGACCAAGGAAGGGCTCGTCCATTCCTACATCCACGTGGGCGGCAAGGTCGGCGTGCTCGTCGAGATCAACTGCGAGACGGACTTCGTCGCCAAGACCGACGACTTCAAGGCGTTCTGCCAGGACGTGTGCCTGCAGATTGCCGCGGCCTCCCCGAGCTATGTCCGCCGCGAGGAGGTCCCCGAGGCCGACCTGGCCAAGGAACGCGACATCGCCGCGGCGCAGATGGCCGGCAAGCCGCCGGCCGCCGTGCAGAAGATCGTCGAGGGCAAGCTCGAGAAATATTATTCGCAGGTCTGCCTGCTCGAGCAGCCGTTCGTCAAGAACCCGGACAAGATGATCAAGGACATCCTGTCCGAGAACGTCGGCAAGCTCGGCGAGAACATGGTGATCCGCCGCTTCACCCGCTACCAGCTCGGCGCCTGA
- a CDS encoding class II aldolase/adducin family protein encodes MHTLGIDYGTNPVRALVVRCADGAELGTCVVNYSSGKQGILLDPRDHPGVLVNRHAPFTWGETVAQAVEVAVAAECCAHLALMSLALDPQLKAIEPELLNKHFKRKHGPDAYYGQK; translated from the coding sequence GTGCACACCCTAGGCATCGATTATGGCACCAACCCGGTACGCGCCCTCGTCGTCCGCTGCGCGGATGGCGCCGAACTCGGCACCTGCGTGGTCAACTACTCTTCCGGCAAGCAGGGCATCCTGCTCGACCCGCGCGACCACCCCGGCGTGCTGGTCAACCGTCACGCCCCGTTCACGTGGGGCGAGACCGTCGCCCAGGCCGTCGAGGTCGCCGTTGCCGCCGAGTGCTGCGCGCACCTGGCGCTGATGTCCCTTGCCCTCGACCCGCAGCTGAAGGCCATCGAGCCCGAGTTGCTCAACAAGCATTTCAAGCGCAAGCATGGCCCCGACGCCTATTACGGCCAGAAGTAG
- a CDS encoding ABC transporter permease has product MSSPLRSLLKFQESGLLLVILALGLLLTAFSGTVRTPLFERTAGGGRQRVFTVSAEGERVPAFAEKNKFLNAQNLAQLAKDTSFTAIMAVGMAVVIIAGGIDLSVGSIYALASVLGALVLRHYGPEELNSPALGIALGIGACLGTSLLCGLFTGGLIVALRVHPFIITLGGMAILRGIAFVVTKGQSVGGFPAGLRDFVRQEVGDGLSFVPLAVMVLVTVAGWIFLSRLAAGRRVYAIGGNELAARFSGIRVERVKLGIYLLSGLTAGIAALLSLGYYGAATSGDGQGYELNVIAAAVVGGASLSGGRGSALGVVLGALIIQMISSGIVILGIDQNYSQIIIGTVVIAAVVLDNFNTWLAKRRLTANAG; this is encoded by the coding sequence ATGTCATCGCCCCTTCGTTCCCTACTGAAGTTCCAGGAAAGCGGCCTGCTGCTCGTCATCCTCGCGCTCGGCCTGCTGCTCACGGCCTTCAGCGGCACCGTGCGGACCCCGCTCTTCGAGCGCACGGCCGGCGGCGGCCGGCAGCGGGTGTTCACGGTCAGCGCCGAAGGCGAGCGCGTGCCGGCCTTCGCCGAGAAGAACAAATTTCTCAACGCGCAGAACCTCGCCCAGCTGGCCAAGGACACCAGCTTCACCGCCATCATGGCCGTGGGCATGGCGGTCGTCATCATCGCGGGCGGCATCGATCTGTCCGTCGGCTCCATCTACGCCCTCGCCTCCGTGCTCGGCGCGCTGGTGCTGCGCCACTACGGGCCGGAGGAGCTCAATTCGCCCGCCCTCGGCATCGCCCTCGGCATCGGCGCCTGCCTGGGCACGTCCCTCCTCTGCGGCCTCTTCACCGGCGGGCTCATCGTGGCGCTGCGCGTGCACCCGTTCATCATCACCCTCGGCGGGATGGCGATCCTGCGCGGCATCGCCTTCGTCGTCACCAAGGGCCAGTCGGTCGGCGGCTTTCCGGCCGGGCTGCGCGATTTCGTCCGCCAGGAGGTCGGTGACGGGCTGAGCTTCGTGCCCCTGGCCGTCATGGTGCTGGTGACGGTCGCCGGCTGGATCTTCCTGTCGCGCCTGGCCGCCGGCCGGCGCGTCTACGCCATCGGCGGCAACGAGCTCGCGGCGCGCTTCAGCGGCATCCGGGTCGAGCGCGTGAAGCTCGGCATCTATCTCCTCTCGGGCCTGACCGCCGGCATCGCCGCGCTGCTGTCGCTGGGCTACTACGGCGCCGCCACCTCGGGCGACGGCCAGGGCTACGAGCTGAACGTCATCGCCGCCGCCGTCGTCGGCGGCGCCAGCCTGAGCGGCGGCCGCGGCTCGGCCCTCGGCGTCGTGCTGGGCGCGCTCATCATCCAGATGATCTCCAGCGGCATCGTCATCCTCGGCATCGACCAAAATTACAGCCAGATCATCATCGGCACGGTCGTCATCGCCGCCGTGGTGCTCGACAATTTCAACACGTGGCTGGCGAAACGCCGGCTGACGGCGAATGCCGGCTGA
- a CDS encoding DUF983 domain-containing protein, whose translation MQVTRGQIIARGLANRCPNCGGRTLFKTGTLFELDRTCRDCGLKIEKDEGFFLGAMAINYGVTCVGLLAPVVILWYLGALSGRVAVGLALALAVLAPLALYRSSRSWQLMLYYFFLPQHLPANRRELGALEDENV comes from the coding sequence ATGCAAGTCACCCGCGGCCAGATCATCGCCCGAGGCCTCGCCAACCGCTGCCCCAACTGCGGCGGGCGCACGCTGTTCAAGACCGGCACGCTCTTCGAGCTGGACCGCACGTGCCGCGACTGCGGGCTGAAGATCGAGAAGGACGAGGGCTTTTTCCTCGGAGCCATGGCCATCAACTATGGCGTGACCTGCGTGGGCCTGCTCGCGCCGGTGGTCATCCTGTGGTATCTCGGGGCGCTGAGCGGCCGGGTGGCCGTCGGGCTGGCGCTGGCGCTGGCGGTGCTGGCGCCGCTGGCGCTCTACCGGTCCTCCCGCAGCTGGCAGCTGATGCTGTATTACTTCTTCCTGCCCCAGCACCTGCCGGCCAACCGCCGGGAACTGGGCGCCTTGGAGGACGAAAACGTCTGA
- a CDS encoding type II toxin-antitoxin system prevent-host-death family antitoxin, producing the protein MKSTVSVSEGQNTFPALVKAAEKGSVVTVTRHDEPVACVMGYQRMSAVAETLEIMGNAAAMEALREHKEGKTKFGKLHDIPE; encoded by the coding sequence ATGAAATCTACCGTTAGTGTCTCTGAGGGGCAAAATACCTTCCCCGCGCTGGTCAAGGCGGCGGAGAAAGGGTCCGTCGTGACCGTCACTCGCCATGACGAGCCGGTCGCCTGCGTGATGGGCTACCAGCGCATGAGTGCCGTGGCCGAGACGTTGGAGATCATGGGCAACGCCGCCGCGATGGAGGCCTTGCGCGAGCACAAGGAGGGCAAGACCAAGTTCGGCAAGCTCCACGACATTCCCGAATGA
- the nagB gene encoding glucosamine-6-phosphate deaminase, translating into MNTLTPLVRCSHEQVPLAVFADNAAAARAVAGEIAGLIRSRPAGTRPVVLGLATGSTPLGLYAELIRLHREEALSFANVVTFNLDEYYPLAADHPQSYHHFMRTHLFDRIDIPPANVHLPDGAVPQAGVDAHCRAYEEMIAAAGGIDFQILGIGRTGHIGFNEPGSPQRSRTRLVTLDPITRRDAAGDFGGEEHTPRYALTMGVRSILEARRIVLMAWGQHKAGIVRNAVEGGVTAQVTASFLQEHDNAIFILDHAAAGALTRFRTPWLLGPLEDQGLAWDERMTRRAILWLSGQRGKAILKLTDDDYNEAGLQDLLRVHGSAYEANRTGFYQMQHTITGWPGGRDPRRTQPGDAPARPLRASSAGVFPKRVLVLSPHPDDDVISMGGTLCRLVEHGHEVHVAHQVSGANAVSDETLWRTLLFARAAGLAGGATGAQLGEWCAAYETKGALPAIPEVKRWKGLVRRQEAAAAARVCGVAKERLHFLDLPFYDAPVARRLGVADVDIMHRLLDEVRPHLVYAAGDLDDPHGTHRICLHALREALVRSAQEPWFAEAELWLYRGAWAEWELDEIDLAVPLSPQEVLRRRRAIFRHETQKDQALFPGDDRREFWQRTEDRSRRLAESYNTLGLAEYEAIEAFKRYAPDEFLRHVKL; encoded by the coding sequence ATGAACACCCTCACCCCCCTAGTGCGTTGCAGCCACGAGCAGGTGCCGCTGGCCGTGTTCGCCGACAACGCTGCGGCCGCCCGGGCGGTGGCCGGCGAAATCGCCGGGCTCATCCGCTCGCGCCCGGCGGGCACGCGCCCGGTGGTGCTCGGGCTGGCCACCGGCTCGACCCCCCTCGGCCTCTACGCCGAGCTGATCCGGCTCCACCGCGAGGAGGCGCTGAGCTTCGCCAATGTCGTCACGTTCAACCTCGACGAATACTACCCGTTGGCGGCCGACCATCCGCAGAGCTACCACCACTTCATGCGGACCCACCTGTTCGACCGCATCGACATTCCGCCGGCGAATGTCCACCTGCCGGATGGCGCGGTGCCGCAGGCCGGGGTGGACGCGCACTGCCGCGCCTACGAGGAGATGATCGCCGCCGCCGGGGGGATTGATTTCCAGATCCTTGGCATCGGCCGCACCGGCCACATCGGCTTCAACGAACCCGGCAGCCCGCAGCGTTCCCGCACCCGGCTGGTGACCCTCGATCCGATCACGCGGCGGGACGCCGCCGGGGATTTTGGCGGGGAGGAGCACACGCCGCGCTACGCCCTGACCATGGGCGTGCGGAGCATCCTGGAGGCCCGCCGGATCGTGCTCATGGCCTGGGGCCAGCACAAGGCCGGCATCGTGCGCAACGCCGTGGAGGGCGGGGTCACCGCGCAGGTCACCGCGTCGTTCCTGCAGGAACACGACAATGCCATCTTCATCCTCGATCACGCCGCCGCGGGCGCGCTCACGCGCTTCCGGACCCCGTGGTTGCTGGGCCCGCTGGAGGACCAGGGTCTTGCCTGGGACGAGCGGATGACCCGCCGGGCGATACTCTGGCTCTCGGGCCAGCGCGGGAAGGCCATCCTCAAGCTGACGGACGACGACTACAACGAGGCGGGGCTGCAGGATTTGCTCCGCGTCCACGGCTCGGCCTATGAGGCCAACCGCACCGGCTTCTACCAGATGCAGCATACGATCACCGGCTGGCCGGGCGGGCGCGATCCGCGCCGCACGCAGCCGGGCGACGCGCCGGCGCGCCCGCTCCGCGCCTCGTCCGCGGGGGTGTTTCCAAAGCGCGTGCTGGTCCTTTCCCCGCACCCCGACGACGACGTGATCTCGATGGGCGGCACGCTCTGCCGCCTGGTGGAGCACGGCCACGAGGTGCACGTGGCCCATCAGGTCTCCGGCGCCAATGCCGTCTCCGACGAGACGCTCTGGCGTACGCTGCTTTTCGCCCGGGCGGCCGGCCTGGCCGGTGGCGCCACCGGCGCCCAGCTGGGCGAGTGGTGCGCGGCTTACGAGACGAAGGGCGCGCTGCCCGCGATCCCGGAGGTGAAGCGCTGGAAGGGCCTGGTCCGCCGGCAGGAGGCGGCGGCGGCGGCGCGGGTTTGCGGCGTGGCGAAGGAACGGCTGCATTTCCTCGATCTTCCGTTCTACGACGCTCCGGTGGCGCGGCGGCTCGGGGTGGCGGACGTGGATATCATGCACCGGCTGCTGGACGAGGTGCGGCCTCACCTGGTCTACGCGGCGGGCGACCTCGACGATCCGCATGGCACGCATCGCATCTGCCTGCATGCCTTGCGCGAGGCGCTGGTGCGCAGCGCGCAGGAGCCGTGGTTTGCCGAGGCCGAACTCTGGCTGTATCGCGGCGCCTGGGCGGAGTGGGAGCTCGACGAGATCGACCTGGCGGTGCCGTTGAGCCCGCAGGAGGTCCTGCGCCGCCGCCGGGCCATCTTCCGGCACGAGACCCAGAAGGACCAGGCGCTGTTTCCCGGCGACGACCGGCGCGAATTCTGGCAGCGCACCGAGGACCGCAGCCGCCGGCTCGCGGAGTCCTACAACACCCTGGGCCTGGCCGAATATGAGGCGATCGAGGCCTTCAAGCGTTACGCGCCCGACGAATTTCTCCGCCATGTCAAACTT
- a CDS encoding TonB-dependent receptor: MAALALAGGLSAQTAAPADSKPADPDKTIQLEKLVVSGYRASLAASLDEKRKAGANIDVITAQDVGKFPDTNLAESLSHIPGVTIDRLFGEGERVSILGTDPSLNRTLLNGQPIATADWYILDTPSRQFNYALLAPEVIGQAAVYRTWEPRLLEGSIGGTIIVNTASPLKGQPFAAAVSATESYNGLSKKYEPSFSGTVSWHNDSKTLGIMVGAQDSKDYIRRDGVEALGVLGNYTDSSGIVVQNNFSDPSYPQVGVATQPSAAGPNKGFVMDEVINTALFEQLRHRQGANGAIEYKVSENFEIDYTGLFVNENMDNTNTSFYPMYMTGSPVANPTFSNGLLTSGSYTGNQIEVDLFARKAQIKTQVHDFKFIYTSGDFKLTGDVGYTRATGGTTMQAYRGANIFDPYSITEGPSSASFTAVTGPTYATTGDVTLNSSQNAGWGGLVEEPEVDQEKWAQADFEVPLKNDFLSKLLVGFRSSAHDTSEFSAHQVAFFGPGERNYLALFQAAPGNFLSGLSGITSSMATHPVGNFNAIFNQTANTPASATDISAGYWPGVTAGQTLAQYSVAHPYAVINDWLALPTDSATVGPTFNAKEVINAMYFEAPFHAGHLSGNFGVRFVETATTGTSINVGRISGSPYAGALPGGQPLTAASLGQYGAPGYQPIPVPAPGQTQAQANMAAWTQAQYDATEVPITAKVDNTYTNILPALNLAYDAGRDQVIRFAMAEVMSRPNLLQEFGYTTLYPINTPGDIGGNGVGGTTGLNPYKSVNLDLDYEYYFAKNSYFSVDVFYKDIENYIVNVTTPEIHANTTTWEDQYFYVTRPQNGGKATSKGVALSYQQEFANGFGLSANYTHLSAQGVNGQLPFASKNQINIGPYFENRRGLVRLTYSWRDDFATGSFNGSSTVFTRPYTSLDANASINLGKNFSLTLTARNLLNESYQQYFSNPIAGGSQLFADAYKTGRGYSAGVHYKF; the protein is encoded by the coding sequence TTGGCGGCTCTCGCCCTGGCGGGCGGGCTTTCCGCCCAAACCGCGGCCCCGGCCGACTCCAAGCCGGCCGACCCCGACAAGACGATCCAGCTCGAGAAGCTCGTCGTGTCGGGTTACCGCGCCAGCCTGGCCGCCTCGCTCGATGAGAAGCGCAAGGCCGGGGCCAACATCGACGTCATCACCGCGCAGGACGTGGGCAAGTTCCCCGACACGAACCTGGCCGAGTCGCTCTCCCACATCCCGGGCGTGACCATCGACCGGCTCTTCGGCGAGGGCGAGCGCGTGAGCATTCTTGGCACCGACCCGAGCCTCAACCGCACGTTGCTGAACGGCCAGCCGATCGCGACCGCAGACTGGTATATCCTCGATACGCCCAGCCGGCAGTTCAACTACGCCCTGCTGGCACCCGAGGTCATCGGCCAGGCCGCCGTCTACCGCACGTGGGAGCCCCGCCTGCTCGAAGGCTCCATCGGCGGCACGATCATCGTCAACACGGCGAGCCCGCTGAAGGGCCAGCCCTTCGCGGCCGCGGTCTCCGCCACCGAGAGTTACAACGGGCTCAGCAAGAAATATGAGCCGAGCTTCAGCGGCACCGTGAGCTGGCACAACGACAGCAAGACCCTGGGCATCATGGTCGGGGCGCAGGATAGCAAGGACTACATCCGCCGCGACGGCGTCGAGGCGCTCGGCGTCCTGGGCAACTACACGGATTCATCCGGCATCGTGGTGCAGAACAACTTCAGCGACCCCTCCTATCCGCAGGTGGGCGTGGCCACGCAGCCGAGTGCGGCCGGCCCGAACAAGGGGTTCGTCATGGATGAGGTCATCAACACGGCGTTGTTCGAACAGCTCCGCCACCGGCAGGGAGCGAATGGCGCCATCGAATACAAGGTATCCGAGAACTTCGAAATCGATTACACCGGGTTGTTCGTCAACGAGAACATGGACAACACGAACACCTCCTTCTACCCGATGTATATGACCGGCAGCCCGGTCGCGAACCCGACGTTCAGCAACGGCCTGCTGACCTCGGGCAGCTACACCGGCAACCAGATCGAAGTCGATCTCTTCGCCCGCAAGGCGCAGATCAAGACGCAGGTGCATGACTTCAAGTTCATCTACACGTCCGGTGACTTCAAACTCACCGGCGACGTGGGCTACACCCGCGCCACCGGCGGCACCACGATGCAGGCCTACCGCGGGGCGAACATCTTCGACCCCTATAGCATCACGGAGGGTCCGAGCTCGGCCTCCTTCACCGCCGTGACCGGACCGACCTATGCGACGACGGGCGACGTGACACTCAATTCCAGCCAGAATGCCGGCTGGGGCGGCCTCGTCGAGGAGCCCGAAGTCGATCAGGAAAAATGGGCCCAGGCTGATTTTGAGGTTCCCCTCAAGAACGACTTCCTGAGCAAACTGCTGGTGGGTTTCCGTTCCAGCGCGCATGACACCTCGGAATTCTCCGCCCACCAGGTCGCGTTCTTCGGACCGGGCGAGCGCAATTACCTGGCTCTCTTCCAGGCGGCCCCGGGGAATTTCCTTTCCGGCCTGAGCGGCATCACCTCATCGATGGCCACCCATCCGGTCGGGAATTTCAACGCGATCTTCAACCAGACCGCGAACACCCCGGCGTCGGCCACCGATATTTCCGCCGGCTACTGGCCGGGCGTCACCGCCGGCCAGACCCTGGCCCAATATTCCGTCGCGCATCCCTATGCCGTGATCAACGACTGGCTCGCGCTGCCGACGGACTCCGCCACGGTCGGGCCCACCTTCAATGCCAAGGAAGTCATCAATGCGATGTATTTCGAGGCCCCGTTCCATGCCGGCCACCTCAGCGGCAACTTCGGTGTCCGTTTTGTCGAGACGGCGACGACCGGCACATCGATCAATGTCGGTCGGATCTCGGGCTCGCCCTATGCCGGTGCACTGCCCGGCGGCCAGCCGCTGACAGCCGCCTCGCTCGGCCAGTATGGCGCCCCGGGCTATCAGCCCATTCCCGTGCCGGCGCCCGGCCAGACCCAGGCGCAGGCCAACATGGCCGCTTGGACGCAGGCCCAGTATGACGCGACGGAAGTTCCCATCACGGCCAAGGTGGACAACACCTACACCAACATTCTCCCGGCCTTGAATCTCGCCTACGACGCGGGCCGGGACCAGGTCATTCGTTTCGCGATGGCGGAGGTCATGTCCCGCCCGAACCTCCTCCAGGAGTTCGGCTATACGACGCTGTATCCCATCAACACCCCGGGTGACATTGGCGGCAACGGCGTGGGCGGCACCACCGGCCTCAATCCCTACAAGTCGGTGAACCTCGACCTGGACTACGAGTATTACTTCGCGAAGAACTCATACTTCTCCGTCGATGTTTTCTACAAGGACATCGAGAACTACATCGTCAATGTCACGACGCCCGAGATCCACGCCAACACCACGACCTGGGAGGACCAGTATTTCTACGTCACGCGTCCCCAGAACGGCGGCAAGGCCACCTCCAAGGGTGTCGCGCTGTCCTACCAGCAGGAGTTCGCGAACGGGTTCGGTCTGTCGGCCAACTACACGCACCTTTCCGCCCAGGGCGTGAACGGCCAGCTGCCGTTCGCCTCGAAGAACCAGATCAATATCGGTCCCTACTTTGAAAACCGGCGCGGCCTGGTCCGTCTGACCTACTCCTGGCGCGACGATTTCGCCACGGGTTCGTTCAACGGTTCCTCGACGGTCTTCACCCGGCCGTATACTTCGCTGGATGCCAACGCTTCGATCAACCTGGGCAAGAACTTCTCGCTGACCCTGACGGCCCGCAATCTCCTGAACGAGTCCTACCAGCAGTATTTCTCGAACCCGATCGCCGGCGGCAGCCAGCTGTTCGCGGACGCCTACAAGACCGGCCGGGGCTACTCGGCGGGTGTGCACTACAAGTTCTGA
- the rpsB gene encoding 30S ribosomal protein S2: MNLTPKDLLDAGVHLGHQTKRWNPRSKPYIFDHRQGITIIDLEKTHAALAKACAFIEQLVAGGGDILLVGTKRQATELIKEAATTTGMPYVTTRWMGGTLTNFETIKKSLAKFKKYQAMDASGELGKFSSKEESAIRREMARMTRNFDGIIGLTGLPAAMFVIDTSYEEIAVAEAKRMNIPSVGLVDTNSDPTQLTYPIPGNDDAAKSVRIITEAVVEAITQGLAHRETRRNAHAEAKAAASGVNAAGEVDLDKVAIPANLKGLVEEEKPVVKKRTSRTGAKKSAVTTDEV; the protein is encoded by the coding sequence ATGAACCTCACTCCCAAAGACCTCCTCGATGCCGGCGTCCACCTCGGTCACCAGACCAAGCGTTGGAACCCGCGCTCCAAGCCCTACATTTTCGACCACCGTCAGGGCATCACCATCATCGACCTCGAGAAGACGCACGCGGCGCTGGCCAAGGCCTGTGCCTTCATCGAGCAGCTCGTCGCTGGCGGCGGCGACATCCTCCTGGTCGGCACCAAGCGCCAGGCCACGGAACTGATCAAGGAGGCGGCCACGACCACCGGCATGCCCTACGTCACCACCCGCTGGATGGGCGGCACGCTCACCAATTTCGAGACCATCAAGAAGTCCCTCGCCAAGTTCAAAAAATACCAGGCGATGGACGCCAGCGGCGAGCTCGGCAAGTTCTCCTCCAAGGAGGAGTCCGCCATCCGCCGCGAGATGGCCCGCATGACCCGCAACTTCGACGGCATCATCGGCCTGACCGGCCTGCCCGCCGCGATGTTCGTCATCGATACCAGCTACGAGGAGATCGCGGTGGCCGAAGCCAAGCGCATGAACATTCCCTCGGTCGGCCTGGTCGACACCAATTCCGATCCGACCCAGCTGACCTACCCGATCCCGGGCAATGACGACGCGGCGAAGTCCGTCCGCATCATCACCGAGGCGGTCGTCGAGGCGATCACGCAGGGCCTGGCCCACCGCGAGACCCGCCGCAACGCGCACGCCGAGGCCAAGGCCGCGGCGTCGGGCGTCAACGCCGCCGGTGAGGTCGACCTCGACAAGGTCGCCATCCCCGCGAACCTGAAGGGCCTGGTCGAGGAGGAGAAGCCGGTCGTCAAGAAGCGCACCAGCCGCACCGGCGCCAAGAAGTCCGCCGTCACCACCGACGAGGTCTGA
- a CDS encoding AraC family transcriptional regulator, translating into MPLPESPTLETLAAGLPQPPHQLLGRRPGPLVLPDNIVCFQRRAASELNRPRRGRALHHRFVLIIALQASVSVCVDDRVIRLGSGEGLLVFPFQFHHYIDAGQKDLLWIFITFDLADSESLQPMQYRPFLFTPAARVLATELIAAYEKEGRMSELPALLLALLLARLRRQGPAPRRKHVPVAAQGMLMQVNQLAHRTNEPLGIKEIAAALGISQSHLRARFRASCGVSIGRHLRRLRLERASGLLRLTPNRVSEIAEQCGFNSIYSFSRAFHAAFGQPPVAYRQSVGPHGGPRHRKGSTRHR; encoded by the coding sequence ATGCCACTGCCTGAATCCCCCACCCTCGAGACGCTGGCCGCCGGCCTGCCCCAGCCCCCGCACCAGCTGCTGGGCCGCCGGCCCGGACCGCTGGTGCTGCCCGACAATATCGTGTGTTTCCAGCGGCGGGCCGCCTCCGAGCTGAACCGGCCGCGGCGGGGCCGGGCGCTGCACCACCGTTTCGTGCTCATCATCGCGCTGCAGGCGTCGGTGTCGGTCTGCGTGGACGATCGCGTGATCCGGCTCGGGTCCGGCGAGGGCCTGCTGGTGTTCCCCTTCCAGTTTCACCATTACATCGACGCCGGGCAGAAGGACCTGCTCTGGATCTTCATCACCTTCGACCTGGCGGACTCCGAGTCGCTGCAACCGATGCAATACCGCCCCTTCCTGTTCACGCCGGCGGCCCGGGTCCTGGCGACGGAATTGATCGCCGCCTATGAGAAGGAGGGACGGATGTCGGAACTGCCTGCGCTGCTGCTGGCGCTGCTGCTCGCCCGCCTGCGCCGGCAGGGACCGGCGCCCCGCCGCAAGCATGTGCCCGTCGCGGCCCAGGGCATGCTCATGCAGGTCAACCAGCTCGCGCACCGCACCAACGAGCCGCTCGGCATCAAGGAAATCGCCGCCGCGCTCGGGATCAGCCAGAGCCATCTGCGGGCGCGTTTCCGTGCCTCGTGCGGGGTGAGCATCGGCCGCCACCTGCGGCGCCTGCGGCTCGAGCGCGCCAGCGGCCTGCTCCGGCTGACCCCCAACCGGGTGTCGGAGATCGCCGAGCAGTGCGGCTTCAACTCGATCTACAGTTTCAGCCGCGCGTTTCATGCCGCCTTCGGCCAGCCCCCGGTCGCCTACCGGCAGTCCGTCGGCCCCCACGGCGGCCCGCGCCACCGCAAGGGTTCCACGCGGCACAGGTGA
- a CDS encoding PIN domain-containing protein has translation MKHLLDINTLIALGHSAHVHHTRAIAWYRSLAGSTTTFCTCAITELGFVRVAVQAGLQTDVPAARKALAALKSSSSIPFEMINDALGVDRLPGFAKTPPKLTDGHLFELARANKAQFATLDKGIPGAAVLP, from the coding sequence ATGAAGCACCTCCTCGACATCAATACGCTGATCGCCCTCGGGCACTCCGCCCATGTCCACCACACGAGGGCCATCGCTTGGTATCGTTCTTTGGCGGGGTCGACGACCACCTTTTGCACCTGCGCGATCACTGAATTGGGGTTCGTGCGCGTCGCGGTTCAAGCAGGTCTGCAAACCGACGTGCCGGCCGCACGCAAGGCCCTGGCCGCCCTAAAGTCATCGAGTTCGATCCCGTTCGAGATGATAAACGACGCGCTCGGCGTCGACCGGTTGCCGGGCTTCGCTAAAACGCCTCCGAAACTCACCGACGGGCATCTGTTCGAGCTGGCGCGAGCTAACAAAGCTCAATTCGCGACTCTCGACAAAGGCATTCCTGGCGCCGCCGTGTTGCCGTAG